A single region of the Populus nigra chromosome 2, ddPopNigr1.1, whole genome shotgun sequence genome encodes:
- the LOC133681767 gene encoding uncharacterized protein LOC133681767 — MRLSLMPSLSTPPKCQNVTINNNYNNIPFSVINNGNPLLPIRTLVASSHYPILSNSTPIFRPPTDVVITRCQSSFSTPQNSQEYGDEEEEEESLVQDLRVPTHWLLPSKAMEESQWLKVTLHKWLDDEYCPEETNVEISKVAAQSYYKSLLEKQTDLGVILLNMARNLESISYKESFHGAFSSANAAVNLIVQRIELQGKTF; from the exons ATGAGGCTCTCCTTAATGCCATCCTTATCCACTCCACCAAAATGTCAGAATGTAACCatcaataataattacaataatattcCTTTCTCGGTTATCAACAATGGCAACCCCCTCCTCCCAATTCGCACACTAGTTGCTTCTTCTCACTATCCAATCTTGTCTAATTCAACCCCAATTTTTCGACCGCCCACTGATGTTGTTATAACAAGATGCCAGTCTTCTTTTTCAACCCCACAAAACAGTCAAGAATATGgcgatgaagaagaagaagaagaatcccTTGTTCAAGACCTTAGGGTCCCTACTCATTGGTTGCTCCCTTCCAAGGCCATGGAA GAATCGCAGTGGCTCAAGGTTACCCTGCATAAATGGTTGGATGATGAGTACTGCCCCGAGGAAACCAATGTTGAGATCAGTAAGGTTGCTGCTCAATCATACTACAAGTCGTTGCTAGAGAAACAAACAGACCTGGGTGTCATCTTGTTGAACATGGCTAGAAATTTGGAATCTATCTCCTATAAAGAAAGCTTTCATGGGGCATTTTCGTCAGCTAATGCAGCTGTGAACTTGATTGTCCAACGGATAGAGCTTCAAGGTAAAACTTTCTGA
- the LOC133682305 gene encoding auxin response factor 4-like: protein MGKKRSVAGEAKTSRSHEVGVLKTTKCFNNGLPPRNPRENKDDLYRELWHACAGPLVYVPRAGDKVFYFPQGHMEQVAARMNEEGKMEMPIYDLPYKILCKVVHVELKAEAGTDEVFARITLLPVAEEDELSSNKDGKSLPLHRKTCARSFTKKLTPSDTKTHGGFSVPKRHADQCLPPLDKSQQPPVQELLAKDLHGFEWCFKHIYRGQPKRHLITSGWSTFVSSKRLVAGDSFIFLRGEPGELRVGVRRAMKLENNLSANVLSSHSMQLGILSSASHAITTGSMFTIYFHPWTSPAEFIIPYDQYMKSAEIDYSAGTRFRMLFEGEECAEQRIERFEGTVVGTEDVDHIRWPNSEWRILKVKWDAASEPFVHQERVSPWNIEPIEPIRTKHASLLHLHKMECIADKSLPRFLISVKEGLLHGSDEHANESLVEVLQGQEDRDTSANQFGAFKQPPVPHLTSPRNPDWNRSPIGRDNQLQFWMRGPIYPCPSNTVSFPGGNIARLGIPNSRHYTFNSYRVHDNAVGSRSLSVPNVSHNSGSQKWRGSELKHANEVPLAAPHRYMLFGVNLVSNSPELPSSQVTTSVVNESHNYVPVTSQSSVSEPSKSTSGVNSEKQCKNCCSAAIRSCTKVLKYGTVPGRSVDLTRLDGYNELICELDLMFDFQGSLIDETSGWYVVYSDNEGDMMQIKDCPWQEFQLTVRRIFISPKEDIGKLNPLSPNPSPSG from the exons atgggTAAGAAGAGGAGTGTCGCTGGTGAAGCAAAGACGTCAAGAAGTCATGAGGTTGGAGTACTCAAGACCACTAAATGTTTCAACAATGGCTTGCCTCCTCGCAACCCCcgag AAAATAAAGATGATCTATACAGAGAACTGTGGCATGCATGTGCTGGTCCTCTTGTTTATGTACCGCGAGCTGGTGACAAGGTTTTCTACTTCCCTCAGGGTCACATGGAACAG GTTGCAGCGCGCATGAATGAAGAAGGTAAGATGGAAATGCCCATCTACGATTTACCTTACAAGATCCTCTGCAAGGTTGTCCATGTTGAGCTTAAG GCTGAAGCTGGAACTGATGAGGTGTTTGCCCGCATAACTTTGCTTCCAGTAGCAGAG GAAGATGAGCTAAGCTCAAACAAAGATGGAAAGTCCCTTCCCTTGCATAGAAAAACTTGTGCACGATCCTTCACCAAGAAGCTTACTCCATCTGACACAAAGACACATGGTGGATTCTCTGTTCCAAAGCGACATGCTGACCAGTGCCTTCCTCCTCTG GACAAGTCTCAGCAACCCCCAGTGCAGGAACTTCTTGCCAAAGACTTGCACGGGTTTGAATGGTGCTTTAAACATATCTATAGGG GTCAACCAAAGAGGCATTTAATTACTAGTGGTTGGAGCACATTTGTGTCTTCAAAAAGGCTCGTTGCTGGGGATTCATTTATCTTCCTTCG AGGTGAACCTGGAGAACTTCGAGTTGGGGTCCGCCGAGCAATGAAGCTAGAGAACAATCTATCAGCAAATGTCTTATCTTCCCATAGTATGCAACTTGGCATACTTTCCAGCGCTTCCCATGCCATTACTACTGGAAGCATGTTTACAATCTACTTCCATCCTTG GACAAGTCCTGCTGAATTTATCATTCCATATGATCAATACATGAAGTCAGCTGAAATTGATTACTCTGCTGGGACAAGATTCAGAATGCTGTTTGAAGGAGAAGAATGCGCAGAACAGAG GATTGAAAGATTTGAGGGCACTGTTGTTGGTACTGAAGATGTTGATCACATTCGGTGGCCCAACTCAGAATGGAGAATTCTCAAG GTAAAATGGGATGCTGCTTCAGAGCCATTCGTGCATCAAGAACGTGTCTCTCCCTGGAACATCGAGCCCATAGAACCTATAAGAACGAAGCATGCTTCTCTTTTACACCTACATAAGATGGAATGCATAGCAGACAAATCACTTCCCAGGTTTCTTATCTCAGTCAAGGAAG GATTATTGCATGGTTCAGATGAGCATGCAAATGAAAGCCTCGTGGAGGTCTTGCAAGGTCAAGAAGATAGGGACACAAGTGCTAATCAATTCGGTGCCTTTAAACAGCCTCCAGTACCACATTTGACTTCTCCTCGAAATCCTGATTGGAACCGCTCACCAATTGGACGAGACAATCAATTGCAATTTTGGATGCGTGGCCCAATTTATCCATGTCCCAGCAATACAGTATCATTTCCTGGTGGAAACATAGCAAGGTTGGGTATTCCTAATAGCCGGCACTACACATTTAACTCTTATCGAGTCCATGATAATGCTGTTGGAAGCAGAAGCTTGTCAGTTCCAAATGTATCTCACAATTCTGGGTCTCAGAAATGGAGAGGTTCTGAACTGAAGCATGCAAATGAAGTTCCACTTGCTGCACCACACAGGTATATGCTTTTTGGTGTCAATTTAGTAAGTAATTCACCGGAGCTCCCTTCATCACAAGTTACCACTTCTGTTGTGAATGAAAGTCACAATTATGTTCCCGTAACATCTCAGTCAAGTGTTTCAGAGCCATCAAAGAGTACATCAGGTGTTAATTCAGAAAAACAATGTAAGAACTGTTGCTCTGCAGCTATTCGGAGTTGCACAAAG GTGCTCAAATATGGAACTGTACCTGGAAGATCTGTTGATCTCACACGATTGGATGGGTACAATGAACTCATTTGTGAGCTTGACCTGATGTTTGATTTCCAAGGAAGTTTGATTGATGAGACCAGTGGGTGGTATGTAGTGTACTCCGACAATGAAGGGGACATGATGCAGATCAAAGATTGCCCGTGGCA GGAATTCCAATTGACAGTCCGAAGGATTTTCATCAGTCCTAAGGAAGACATTGGCAAACTGAATCCACTATCACCAAATCCATCGCCTTCAGGTTAA